One genomic region from Halococcus qingdaonensis encodes:
- a CDS encoding NAD+ synthase: MELSQRQPQLDAEITPLDLRFSSDELTAERERITSFIQAQVDRHDADGVVLGLSGGVDSTAVAHLAVEALGRSAVHGLILPRDVNSDANMSDAERVAVDLGIRYDVVDIDPIMDELLAIDAGESASDEDDWANRFVGNTSARVRMTVNYLVANKENKLVLGTGNRVELSLGYVTKYGDGGVDCNPIGNCYKQQVRQLAADLGADEELVQKTPTGGMVDYETDEEEIGVEYDTIDAIVALTVDGNVATAAAAEIADTTPEVVEHIQELHRDNEHKRTTPPMPSDA, encoded by the coding sequence ATGGAATTATCACAGCGACAGCCCCAGCTCGACGCGGAGATAACGCCGCTCGACCTGCGGTTTTCGAGCGACGAACTCACCGCCGAGCGCGAGCGCATCACGTCGTTCATTCAAGCACAGGTCGATCGCCACGACGCCGACGGCGTCGTCCTCGGACTCTCGGGCGGCGTCGACAGCACGGCCGTCGCCCATCTCGCCGTCGAGGCGCTCGGGCGATCGGCCGTTCACGGGCTCATACTCCCCCGTGACGTCAACAGCGACGCGAACATGAGCGACGCCGAACGCGTCGCGGTCGATCTCGGCATCCGCTACGACGTCGTCGACATCGACCCGATCATGGACGAACTGCTCGCCATCGATGCGGGCGAGAGCGCGAGCGACGAGGACGACTGGGCGAACCGTTTCGTCGGGAACACGAGCGCACGCGTCCGGATGACGGTCAACTATCTCGTCGCGAACAAGGAGAACAAACTCGTGCTCGGAACCGGCAACCGCGTCGAACTCTCGCTTGGCTACGTCACGAAATACGGCGACGGCGGCGTCGACTGCAACCCGATCGGCAACTGCTACAAACAGCAGGTCCGCCAGCTCGCCGCCGATCTCGGTGCCGACGAGGAGCTCGTCCAGAAGACGCCGACCGGCGGGATGGTCGACTACGAGACCGACGAGGAGGAGATCGGCGTCGAGTACGACACCATCGACGCGATCGTCGCGCTCACCGTCGACGGCAACGTGGCGACCGCCGCGGCCGCCGAGATCGCCGACACCACCCCTGAGGTCGTTGAGCACATCCAGGAACTGCACCGTGACAACGAGCACAAGCGGACCACACCGCCGATGCCGAGCGACGCCTGA
- a CDS encoding DUF5807 family protein codes for MNPDRRQFLDGERPEDVLLFFAESAVSDLGTLSQHGEAVGNGVALILEAERGRSAFEGATGVDPMSLASAAMDAEGTVDLDSFEGDCPESDGDDVDANGTDEHVPRFVFAFAEERNEDVGGIYAEGDVIHAYAVCECGDVYSERWVVGAT; via the coding sequence ATGAACCCCGACCGACGCCAGTTCCTCGACGGTGAGCGCCCCGAGGACGTGCTCCTGTTCTTCGCCGAATCGGCCGTCTCAGACCTCGGAACGCTCTCACAGCACGGTGAAGCCGTCGGCAACGGCGTCGCACTGATCCTGGAGGCCGAACGCGGCCGGAGCGCCTTCGAGGGAGCGACCGGCGTCGATCCGATGTCCCTCGCGAGCGCGGCGATGGACGCCGAGGGGACGGTCGATCTCGACTCCTTCGAAGGCGATTGTCCCGAGAGCGACGGCGACGATGTGGACGCCAACGGGACCGACGAGCACGTCCCGCGATTCGTCTTCGCCTTCGCCGAGGAGCGCAACGAGGACGTCGGCGGCATCTACGCCGAGGGCGACGTGATCCACGCCTATGCAGTCTGTGAGTGCGGGGATGTCTACTCCGAGCGCTGGGTCGTGGGCGCGACCTGA
- a CDS encoding DUF6360 family protein, which yields MSDRILKVNAYTTLDLLDGRAEGHGFEEHALAVLNVTADRNDPDAVKLQLELDNTDLDAVPAHADEIELTPEQARTVATALEDRAATVEGATDD from the coding sequence ATGAGCGATCGTATCCTGAAGGTCAACGCCTACACGACGCTCGATCTGCTCGATGGGCGAGCGGAGGGCCACGGTTTCGAGGAGCACGCGCTCGCGGTGCTGAACGTCACGGCCGACCGCAACGATCCCGATGCGGTGAAACTCCAGCTCGAACTCGACAACACCGATCTCGACGCCGTGCCGGCCCACGCCGACGAGATCGAACTCACGCCCGAGCAGGCCCGCACGGTCGCCACCGCGCTCGAAGACCGTGCCGCGACGGTCGAGGGCGCGACCGACGACTGA
- a CDS encoding DUF7537 family lipoprotein — MTRRTILTGVVIALVLLAGCSSFANDPAESTATNGTTAATETPAPTAETTAATTTVSTATATATATETATATATATPTATPTATATPTPTETATPTETATTTSATDESAASAAGPEPPLDAGSIASGHVEGLRAAGSFSISDSETIQGGEGDGTNDRSGRADLEANTARLTSQPTDEATRHSYAEGATAYEKTEYESMEPQFETSELGRPLAESLLTATEIQETVRAVDYERSGSVTRDGRELAVYVANGTDSLSTEVLFRGEDVSAFSSTLVIDPETGIVHTLKTERTTDQLSAGEPNTIVETLEFSDVGSTSVEQPGWVDDLK, encoded by the coding sequence ATGACACGACGGACGATTCTCACGGGGGTCGTCATCGCGCTCGTGCTACTGGCGGGCTGTAGCTCGTTCGCGAACGACCCGGCCGAATCCACCGCTACCAACGGAACGACGGCCGCCACGGAAACGCCGGCACCGACGGCAGAGACGACCGCCGCCACAACGACGGTATCGACGGCGACAGCAACCGCGACGGCAACCGAGACGGCGACCGCAACGGCAACGGCCACGCCGACAGCGACACCGACCGCGACGGCAACGCCAACACCGACAGAAACCGCCACGCCGACCGAGACGGCGACAACGACGAGCGCGACCGATGAATCGGCAGCGTCGGCCGCCGGACCCGAGCCGCCGCTGGACGCTGGAAGCATCGCCAGCGGACACGTCGAGGGGCTCAGAGCCGCCGGCAGCTTCTCGATCAGCGATAGCGAGACGATCCAAGGCGGGGAGGGTGACGGAACCAACGATCGCAGCGGCCGGGCCGATCTCGAAGCGAACACGGCCCGATTGACGTCACAGCCGACCGACGAGGCGACCCGCCACAGCTACGCCGAGGGGGCGACGGCCTACGAGAAAACGGAGTACGAGAGCATGGAGCCCCAGTTCGAGACGTCGGAGCTCGGCCGGCCGCTCGCCGAGAGCCTGCTCACCGCAACCGAGATCCAGGAGACCGTCCGGGCGGTCGACTACGAGCGTTCAGGCAGCGTCACGCGCGACGGCCGCGAACTCGCCGTCTACGTCGCCAACGGCACCGACAGCCTCAGTACCGAGGTGCTGTTCCGCGGCGAGGACGTCTCCGCGTTCAGTTCGACGCTCGTCATCGACCCCGAGACGGGCATCGTCCACACGCTGAAAACCGAGCGCACGACCGACCAGCTGAGTGCCGGCGAGCCGAACACGATCGTCGAAACCCTCGAATTCTCGGATGTCGGCTCGACCAGCGTCGAGCAGCCCGGCTGGGTCGACGACCTGAAGTAG
- a CDS encoding universal stress protein — MFETVVIATDGSESAGRAVTAALDLADRFDAAVHALYVVEEDDVAAAPEDVRDRLRSSLEESGEAAVESVQAVDASVTTAVREGQPTEEIQRYADDHDADLVATGTRGRHGEYRFVLGSVAEALVRNLSVPVLTVRQLNEAAD; from the coding sequence ATGTTCGAGACCGTGGTCATCGCCACCGACGGCTCGGAGAGCGCCGGGCGGGCAGTCACGGCCGCGCTCGACCTCGCCGATCGCTTCGATGCGGCCGTCCACGCACTGTACGTCGTCGAGGAGGACGACGTCGCCGCCGCGCCGGAGGACGTCCGCGACCGCCTCCGGTCGTCGCTCGAGGAGAGCGGCGAGGCGGCCGTCGAGAGCGTACAGGCAGTCGATGCGAGCGTGACGACCGCCGTTCGCGAGGGCCAGCCGACCGAGGAGATCCAGCGCTACGCCGACGATCACGACGCCGATCTCGTGGCGACGGGCACGCGTGGGCGACACGGCGAGTACCGGTTCGTCCTCGGCAGCGTCGCCGAAGCGCTCGTCAGAAACCTCTCGGTCCCGGTGCTCACCGTCCGCCAGCTCAACGAAGCGGCGGACTGA
- a CDS encoding universal stress protein — protein sequence MTLAVETVLTPVDGSDTSMRAIEYAVEIAERYDAGVHALYVVDEETTREASFGDVDDAELAAANEAFIADAHELAPEGVPLSHSSAYGFSAMTKTRHPGSVVLDAAEDVEVDFIVIPRQPVSGDPDEPLGRAAEYVLQYATQPVLSV from the coding sequence ATGACGCTCGCGGTCGAGACCGTTCTCACGCCGGTCGATGGCAGCGACACGTCCATGCGCGCGATCGAATACGCCGTCGAGATCGCCGAACGCTACGACGCTGGCGTCCACGCGCTGTACGTCGTCGACGAGGAAACCACCCGCGAGGCCTCCTTCGGCGACGTCGACGATGCGGAGCTCGCCGCCGCCAACGAGGCGTTCATCGCCGACGCGCACGAGCTCGCGCCCGAAGGCGTCCCGCTCTCGCACTCGTCGGCCTACGGCTTCTCGGCGATGACGAAGACCCGCCATCCGGGCAGCGTCGTGCTCGACGCCGCCGAGGACGTCGAGGTCGACTTCATCGTCATCCCGCGTCAGCCGGTCTCGGGCGATCCCGACGAGCCGCTCGGGCGCGCTGCCGAGTACGTCCTCCAGTACGCGACCCAGCCCGTGCTCTCGGTGTAG
- a CDS encoding GNAT family N-acetyltransferase produces MTRIYPDDRAGEFDRPPIEFTDGHDRDIEITVYADDDRAALTEMYVSFDPADRAQGIPPTERGAIEGWLDTILDGSYNVVASHGEECVGHATLVPDGENAHELAIFVLDTHQQAGIGSRLLTGLLGHARAEGAEHVWLTVERWNTPAVALYRKVGFETTDTESFEMEMALRL; encoded by the coding sequence ATGACGCGCATCTATCCCGACGATCGCGCCGGGGAGTTCGATCGCCCACCGATCGAGTTCACCGACGGCCACGACCGCGACATCGAGATCACGGTCTACGCCGACGACGACCGCGCGGCGCTAACCGAGATGTACGTCTCTTTCGATCCCGCGGACCGCGCACAGGGGATCCCGCCGACCGAGCGTGGCGCGATCGAAGGCTGGCTCGACACCATCCTCGACGGCAGCTACAACGTCGTCGCCAGCCACGGCGAGGAATGCGTCGGCCACGCGACGCTCGTTCCCGACGGCGAGAACGCCCACGAGCTCGCCATCTTCGTTCTCGATACCCACCAGCAGGCCGGCATCGGCTCGCGGCTGCTCACGGGACTACTCGGCCACGCCAGAGCCGAGGGTGCCGAACACGTCTGGCTCACCGTCGAGCGCTGGAACACGCCCGCGGTCGCGCTCTACCGGAAGGTCGGCTTCGAGACCACCGATACCGAGAGCTTCGAGATGGAGATGGCGCTGCGGCTCTGA
- a CDS encoding DUF7112 family protein has protein sequence MTDRLPSDHPSVETVRATLARRGRTRSRLELPADDRFPRTTIRLVLDGDVSHARIESARDDGVEINGAYGNARLARERDGEDRLEAWRRSVDIDYGRSVLVDIVESGFLYGVREPGERVVYDAVESPDEGLAAIARDLDDADG, from the coding sequence GTGACCGACCGGCTGCCGAGCGATCACCCGTCGGTCGAGACGGTGCGTGCGACGCTCGCCCGCCGCGGACGCACCCGCTCACGGCTCGAACTGCCGGCGGACGACCGTTTTCCACGCACGACGATCCGTCTCGTTCTCGACGGCGACGTTTCTCATGCCCGCATCGAGAGCGCTCGCGATGACGGTGTCGAGATCAACGGCGCGTACGGCAACGCCCGACTCGCACGCGAGCGCGATGGCGAGGATCGTCTCGAAGCGTGGCGTCGCTCGGTCGACATCGACTACGGACGGAGCGTGCTGGTCGATATCGTCGAATCGGGCTTTCTTTACGGCGTTCGCGAACCCGGCGAGCGTGTCGTCTACGACGCCGTCGAATCACCTGACGAGGGGCTGGCGGCCATCGCGCGCGATCTCGACGACGCCGACGGCTGA
- a CDS encoding 30S ribosomal protein S6e, translating into MADFTVVVADPEDGAAYQRAVDGQDANRFIGRSIGEEVDGGAVGLDGYTVELTGGSDTAGRPMREDIAGPALNAVLLSGGTGFNPTRDGERKRVTVRGREVGEETQQINATITARGDQSVDELLDAGDADEDDE; encoded by the coding sequence ATGGCTGATTTCACGGTCGTCGTCGCCGACCCCGAGGACGGGGCGGCCTACCAGCGTGCGGTCGACGGACAGGACGCCAACCGCTTCATCGGACGCTCGATCGGCGAGGAGGTCGACGGCGGCGCGGTCGGTCTCGACGGCTACACCGTCGAGCTCACCGGCGGCTCGGATACGGCCGGTCGACCGATGCGCGAGGACATCGCCGGACCGGCGCTCAACGCCGTCCTGCTCTCGGGCGGAACGGGGTTCAACCCGACTCGCGACGGCGAACGAAAGCGCGTCACCGTCCGCGGCCGCGAAGTCGGCGAGGAGACCCAGCAGATCAACGCCACGATCACGGCCCGTGGCGACCAATCGGTCGACGAACTGCTCGACGCGGGCGACGCGGACGAAGACGACGAGTGA
- a CDS encoding DHH family phosphoesterase gives MNDRLIDDEHLPLARKSLLPGTGFFYPDSFDEERAERETRETVTSAERVVIADPDADGLACVALIREAFGPTALVPAGPHDLSDAIDRVADHLDAGARVFVCDLVPDDFHYIAGQFERLTERASAVSWFDHHQWDDEDAEKVRSHGARLVVGDSDEECSADVTLAALDHEFDPQWAELAAVTRDHDLWLREDPRSDDLADFAYWADPEEYVETIGEHGADLPVEIEEYLAEQRVEKEALIERAVERATIEEIGPWTVGVTYGRCSQNEVAEALREEGADAAVVVKPSGSASIRGSEGFERCHEVAGQVNGGGHPKAAGCKPDIYDDMLDYANHWTTRGAVTKQVIQEAFGRLLENEDAQ, from the coding sequence ATGAACGACCGACTCATCGACGACGAGCATCTCCCGCTGGCCCGGAAATCGCTGCTGCCGGGCACGGGTTTCTTCTACCCCGACTCGTTCGACGAGGAGCGGGCCGAGCGCGAGACGCGCGAAACCGTCACCAGCGCGGAGCGGGTGGTTATCGCCGATCCCGACGCCGACGGGCTGGCCTGCGTCGCCCTGATTCGGGAGGCGTTCGGCCCGACGGCGCTCGTCCCGGCCGGCCCGCACGACCTCAGCGACGCCATCGACCGGGTGGCCGACCACCTGGACGCCGGCGCGCGTGTGTTCGTTTGCGATCTCGTGCCCGACGACTTCCACTACATCGCCGGCCAGTTCGAGCGCCTCACCGAACGCGCCAGCGCGGTGAGCTGGTTCGATCACCACCAGTGGGACGACGAGGACGCCGAAAAGGTACGCAGCCACGGCGCGCGCCTCGTCGTCGGCGATTCCGACGAGGAGTGCTCGGCGGACGTCACGCTCGCGGCGCTCGATCACGAGTTCGACCCGCAGTGGGCCGAGCTCGCGGCCGTGACGCGCGATCACGATCTCTGGCTGCGCGAGGACCCCCGCAGCGACGATCTCGCGGATTTCGCCTACTGGGCCGATCCCGAGGAGTACGTCGAAACCATCGGCGAGCACGGCGCGGATCTCCCCGTCGAGATCGAGGAGTATCTCGCCGAGCAGCGCGTCGAGAAGGAGGCACTCATCGAGCGGGCGGTCGAGCGGGCGACGATCGAGGAGATCGGCCCCTGGACCGTCGGCGTCACCTACGGCCGCTGCTCGCAGAACGAGGTCGCCGAGGCGCTCCGAGAAGAGGGTGCCGACGCCGCCGTCGTCGTCAAACCCTCCGGCAGCGCCTCGATCCGCGGCTCCGAGGGGTTCGAGCGCTGTCACGAAGTCGCTGGACAGGTCAACGGCGGCGGCCACCCGAAAGCCGCCGGCTGCAAACCCGACATCTACGACGACATGCTCGACTACGCCAATCACTGGACGACGCGCGGCGCGGTGACCAAACAAGTGATCCAGGAGGCGTTCGGCCGACTCCTAGAAAACGAAGACGCACAGTAA
- a CDS encoding universal stress protein: MNVVVSIDGSDDAFAVFERAVGRAHETGDDLTVALVESALDDATTVADRVHETLSEASLEAAIEHVADDGELVELANGERFDRLVVSGGERTPTGKLSFSRTTEFVLMNANVSVTLAR; the protein is encoded by the coding sequence ATGAACGTCGTAGTGAGCATCGACGGAAGCGACGACGCCTTCGCCGTCTTCGAGCGCGCGGTCGGCCGGGCGCACGAGACGGGCGACGACCTCACGGTGGCACTCGTCGAGAGCGCGCTGGACGACGCGACGACGGTCGCCGACCGCGTGCACGAGACGCTGTCCGAGGCGAGTCTGGAGGCCGCGATCGAACACGTCGCCGACGACGGCGAACTGGTCGAGTTGGCGAACGGCGAGCGCTTCGACAGGCTCGTCGTCAGCGGCGGCGAGCGCACGCCGACCGGCAAGCTCTCGTTCAGCCGGACGACCGAGTTCGTCCTCATGAACGCCAACGTCTCGGTGACGCTCGCGCGATGA
- a CDS encoding oxidoreductase yields MTANGDWTTERMGDLSDRTVVVTGANSGLGFEAAKAFASHGADVVLACRSVERGVDAGERIREVAPDTRLTVIELDLADLASIRAFATSFADTHDGLHVLCNNAGVMAIPYGETTDGFETQFGVNHLGHFALTGLLLDELRDTEGETRVVTQSSALHENGTIDFDSVARSADRQREESYDKWAAYGQSKLANVLFAYELQRRLRASGVESVSSVACHPGYADTNLQKRGPEQAGSTLGLLGMKIANAVIGQDAATGVLPLLYAATADDVDGGEYVGPGGVGNLRGQPETQRSSERSYDERTAGRLWDVSENLTGVHYDLDSN; encoded by the coding sequence ATGACCGCTAACGGCGACTGGACGACCGAGCGGATGGGCGATCTGAGCGATCGAACCGTCGTGGTCACCGGCGCGAACAGCGGGCTGGGCTTCGAGGCGGCAAAAGCGTTCGCGAGCCACGGCGCGGACGTCGTGTTGGCCTGTCGGAGCGTCGAGCGCGGTGTCGATGCGGGCGAACGCATCAGGGAGGTGGCTCCCGACACTCGACTGACGGTGATCGAACTCGATCTCGCCGATCTCGCGTCGATCCGTGCGTTCGCGACGAGCTTCGCCGATACGCACGACGGACTCCACGTGCTCTGCAACAACGCCGGCGTGATGGCGATCCCGTACGGCGAAACGACGGACGGTTTCGAGACGCAGTTCGGCGTCAACCATCTGGGCCATTTCGCGCTCACGGGCCTGCTGCTCGACGAGCTCCGCGACACCGAGGGCGAAACGCGCGTCGTCACCCAGTCGAGCGCGCTCCACGAGAACGGCACGATCGACTTCGATAGCGTAGCGCGCAGCGCCGATCGCCAGCGCGAGGAGTCGTACGACAAGTGGGCCGCCTACGGCCAGAGCAAGCTCGCGAACGTGCTGTTCGCCTACGAGCTCCAGCGCCGCCTCCGAGCGTCGGGCGTCGAGAGCGTTTCGAGCGTCGCCTGCCATCCTGGCTACGCCGATACGAACCTCCAGAAGCGGGGGCCGGAGCAGGCGGGCTCCACGCTCGGGCTGCTGGGAATGAAGATCGCCAACGCCGTGATCGGTCAGGACGCCGCGACGGGCGTGCTCCCCTTGCTCTACGCCGCGACTGCCGACGACGTCGACGGCGGCGAGTACGTCGGCCCGGGCGGGGTCGGGAACCTGCGCGGCCAGCCCGAGACACAGCGCTCCAGCGAGCGTTCGTACGACGAGAGGACCGCCGGACGGCTCTGGGACGTCTCCGAAAACCTGACCGGCGTGCACTACGATCTCGATTCGAACTGA
- a CDS encoding nitrite/sulfite reductase — translation MSTNVEGWKDEVYGEEIREHLFEFAEEGWESIPDDEHDAWFERFKWWGLYHQRNGQESYFMMRIGTPNGVLEPGQLEVVADIADEYARGPADNPEFGGAYCDWTTRQSIQLHWIRIEDVPEIFDKLEANGLSTMQACGDSWRNIVGCPVAGKDKHEHVDAWPVAEQLHEEFKGNDAYENLPRKWKVSVTGCDEGCGQGDINDLAFEPAEKEIDGEETMGFNVRVGGGLSRKEPRFARDIDVFCTPEDAPKVSAGMSALFRDYGDRDDRFNARIKFLVDEWGTEKIRNTLQEEYVDYELPSAGEDLRDQYTYNAGRQDEHGDHIGVHEQPDGNYYVGLNVMVGRMGVDDVHELAALADEYGSGEVRLTQRQNVIVTDVPEGSLDAFLDEPLLEDYSPDPHPFMRGSIACTGTEFCSLSIVETKNRQVRYARWLKENVALPEGIQDFHIHLSGCTASCAQPQIADISLRGMKTRKDGEPVEAFDIGLGGGLGEDPHFADWIAMRVAADEVPGYIRNVLAAYEEESGDESFREFIAARDEEELEELAEPEETDYADPYMHNTKMTWYPYAEEDEMDDRPTPARADGTPITADD, via the coding sequence ATGTCGACCAACGTCGAAGGCTGGAAGGACGAGGTCTACGGCGAGGAGATCCGCGAGCATCTCTTCGAGTTCGCCGAGGAGGGCTGGGAGTCGATCCCCGACGACGAACACGATGCCTGGTTCGAGCGGTTCAAATGGTGGGGGTTGTACCACCAGCGCAACGGCCAGGAGAGTTACTTCATGATGCGGATCGGGACGCCCAACGGCGTGCTCGAACCGGGCCAGCTGGAGGTGGTCGCCGATATCGCCGACGAGTACGCCCGCGGCCCGGCCGACAATCCCGAGTTCGGCGGCGCGTACTGTGACTGGACCACGCGCCAGTCGATCCAGCTCCACTGGATCCGGATCGAGGACGTGCCCGAGATCTTCGACAAACTCGAAGCCAATGGGTTATCGACCATGCAGGCCTGTGGCGACTCCTGGCGCAACATCGTCGGCTGCCCGGTCGCCGGCAAGGACAAACACGAACACGTCGACGCGTGGCCGGTGGCCGAGCAGCTCCACGAGGAGTTCAAGGGCAACGACGCCTACGAGAACCTCCCCCGGAAGTGGAAGGTCTCGGTGACGGGCTGTGACGAGGGCTGTGGCCAGGGCGATATCAACGATCTCGCGTTCGAGCCCGCGGAAAAGGAGATCGACGGTGAGGAGACGATGGGGTTCAACGTCCGCGTCGGCGGCGGTCTCTCGCGGAAGGAACCCCGCTTCGCCCGCGATATCGACGTGTTCTGCACGCCCGAGGACGCCCCCAAGGTGTCGGCAGGGATGTCCGCGCTGTTCCGTGACTACGGCGACCGCGACGACCGGTTCAACGCCCGCATCAAGTTCCTCGTCGACGAGTGGGGCACCGAGAAGATCCGGAACACCCTTCAGGAGGAGTACGTCGATTACGAACTCCCCTCGGCGGGCGAGGATCTCCGCGACCAATACACCTACAACGCGGGCCGACAGGACGAACACGGCGACCATATCGGCGTCCACGAACAGCCCGACGGCAACTACTACGTCGGCCTGAACGTCATGGTCGGGCGGATGGGTGTCGACGACGTCCACGAGCTCGCTGCCCTCGCCGACGAGTACGGCTCCGGTGAGGTGCGACTCACGCAACGCCAGAACGTCATCGTCACCGACGTTCCCGAGGGGAGTCTCGACGCGTTCCTCGACGAACCGCTCCTGGAGGATTACTCACCCGACCCGCATCCGTTCATGCGCGGGTCGATCGCGTGCACGGGTACCGAATTCTGCTCGCTGTCGATCGTCGAGACGAAGAACCGGCAGGTCCGGTACGCCCGCTGGCTGAAGGAGAACGTCGCGCTTCCCGAGGGAATCCAGGACTTCCACATCCATCTCTCGGGCTGTACCGCCTCCTGTGCCCAGCCACAGATCGCCGACATCAGTCTTCGTGGGATGAAGACGAGAAAGGACGGCGAGCCGGTCGAGGCGTTCGACATCGGGCTCGGCGGCGGGCTGGGCGAGGATCCCCACTTCGCCGACTGGATCGCGATGCGCGTCGCGGCCGACGAGGTGCCGGGCTACATCCGCAACGTACTCGCGGCCTACGAGGAGGAATCCGGCGATGAGAGCTTCCGCGAGTTCATCGCCGCGCGCGACGAGGAGGAGTTGGAGGAACTCGCCGAGCCCGAAGAGACCGACTACGCGGACCCGTACATGCACAACACGAAGATGACGTGGTATCCCTACGCCGAGGAGGACGAGATGGACGACCGGCCGACGCCGGCCCGCGCCGACGGTACGCCGATCACCGCCGACGACTGA
- a CDS encoding MBL fold metallo-hydrolase, which produces MNVEFLGGAREVGRSAVLINGELLLDYGMKSGTPPGYPVGSVDPEAVVVSHGHLDHVGAVPALLSGDERPTIHWTPPTRELAMTLARDTLKLHGGTYGCPFTETELRRLTQVSETHDYGESFTAAGHEITLYDAGHIPGSAHVLVDDGETQLCYTGDFHTGHPDRGQRLVTPSTARPDADVVICESTYSDTEHDPREQVEERFAESVRRTLWNGGTVVVPAFAIGRTQELLLVCEAHDVDCYVDGMGKEVTEMCRRHPSFVRDGDALDRAAGHARFVTGRDGQRERIAAENTAIVTTSGMLSGGPAMSYIPEIRADPTNLIAMTGHQVAGTPGHELLDTGRAEIDGRVMAVSARVEAYDFSAHADRRGLLAFLDSYRDATVLCVHGDRCPAFADELQEEGFDASAPERGERVDL; this is translated from the coding sequence ATGAACGTCGAATTCCTCGGCGGCGCGCGCGAAGTCGGCCGGAGCGCGGTGCTGATCAACGGCGAGCTGTTGCTCGATTACGGGATGAAGAGCGGGACGCCGCCGGGCTATCCGGTCGGCTCAGTCGATCCGGAAGCGGTCGTCGTCTCGCACGGCCACCTCGATCACGTCGGTGCCGTGCCCGCACTGCTGTCGGGCGACGAACGCCCGACGATCCACTGGACGCCGCCGACACGCGAGCTCGCGATGACGCTCGCCCGCGACACGCTCAAACTCCACGGCGGAACCTACGGCTGTCCGTTCACCGAGACCGAACTGCGGCGGCTCACGCAGGTCTCGGAGACCCACGATTACGGCGAGTCGTTCACGGCCGCCGGCCACGAGATCACGCTCTACGACGCCGGCCACATCCCCGGCAGCGCACACGTCCTCGTCGACGACGGCGAGACACAGCTCTGTTACACCGGCGACTTTCACACCGGTCATCCGGACCGCGGCCAGCGCCTCGTCACCCCCTCGACCGCCCGACCCGACGCCGACGTCGTGATCTGCGAGAGCACCTACTCCGACACCGAACACGACCCTCGTGAACAGGTCGAGGAACGCTTCGCCGAGAGCGTCAGGCGAACCCTCTGGAACGGCGGGACGGTCGTCGTGCCGGCCTTCGCCATCGGTCGCACGCAGGAGCTACTCCTGGTCTGTGAAGCCCACGACGTCGACTGCTACGTCGACGGGATGGGCAAAGAAGTGACGGAGATGTGTCGACGACACCCCTCGTTCGTTCGCGATGGTGACGCGCTCGATCGGGCGGCGGGCCACGCCCGGTTCGTCACTGGTCGCGACGGCCAGCGCGAGCGCATCGCCGCCGAGAACACGGCGATCGTCACCACCAGCGGGATGCTCTCGGGCGGGCCGGCGATGTCGTACATCCCCGAGATCCGAGCGGACCCGACGAACCTGATCGCCATGACCGGCCACCAGGTCGCCGGCACCCCCGGTCACGAACTGCTCGACACCGGGCGCGCGGAGATCGACGGCCGCGTGATGGCCGTGAGCGCACGGGTCGAGGCGTACGATTTCTCGGCACACGCCGACCGCCGCGGCCTGCTCGCGTTCCTGGACTCGTACCGCGATGCGACCGTACTCTGCGTCCACGGTGACCGCTGTCCGGCTTTCGCCGACGAACTGCAGGAGGAGGGATTCGACGCGAGCGCACCCGAGCGCGGCGAGCGGGTCGATCTCTGA